One genomic window of Bacillus mycoides includes the following:
- a CDS encoding glycosyltransferase has translation MKKKKILFIMTDMSIGGGPKTLIDYLKGLDKQKYDITLYLIVNDGELLNEIPNEIRVESCISNGNGNILRAYKKLRLFFSKKQIKQTFQGYDLVVGYTEYYPTYIVAKINKYLGIRSISWIHTDLSKNPTNFLKRIIHKKIGNKLYLYIDKVICVSKNISEKVKEIYPLPFKGDKLEVIYNPNNYNDIALKAMMDIELKMKNKYKIVFVGRLSSEKNIGLLLEAVSSTQKNYDVKLLIIGEGDEKGNLVELSKSLGIEDRVAFLGYQKNPYPYIKQSDVFVLPSNTEALPGVLIEALSLNVPVIASNVGGVNEIVNHMENGILFEKQNKEELVNAMDYIFRDFKNKEKFLYNCTNDLWKFDSKNSFEQIESIFNKEI, from the coding sequence ATGAAAAAGAAAAAGATTTTATTTATTATGACTGATATGTCTATAGGTGGTGGACCTAAGACATTAATAGATTATTTAAAAGGATTAGATAAACAAAAATATGATATTACTTTATATTTAATTGTAAATGATGGTGAATTACTTAATGAGATTCCTAACGAGATTAGAGTTGAATCATGTATTTCGAATGGAAATGGCAACATATTGAGAGCGTATAAAAAACTAAGGCTATTTTTTAGTAAGAAGCAGATAAAACAGACATTTCAGGGGTATGATTTAGTTGTTGGTTATACTGAGTATTATCCGACGTATATAGTTGCCAAAATTAATAAATATTTAGGAATCAGATCCATTTCATGGATACATACAGATTTGAGTAAAAATCCAACCAATTTTTTAAAAAGAATAATTCATAAAAAAATAGGGAATAAGTTATACCTATATATAGATAAAGTAATATGTGTATCTAAAAATATTAGCGAAAAAGTCAAAGAGATTTATCCACTTCCTTTTAAAGGGGATAAGCTCGAGGTGATATACAATCCCAATAATTATAATGACATAGCCCTAAAAGCGATGATGGACATTGAGTTGAAAATGAAAAATAAATATAAGATAGTTTTTGTAGGAAGGTTATCTTCAGAAAAAAATATAGGATTACTGTTAGAGGCTGTAAGTAGTACCCAGAAAAATTATGATGTTAAGTTATTAATTATTGGTGAAGGTGATGAAAAAGGGAACTTAGTAGAATTATCTAAATCCTTAGGGATAGAGGATAGAGTCGCTTTTTTAGGGTATCAAAAAAATCCATATCCATATATAAAACAAAGTGATGTTTTTGTACTACCATCAAATACCGAGGCGTTACCAGGCGTTTTAATTGAGGCATTATCATTAAATGTACCTGTAATAGCTAGTAATGTTGGGGGAGTAAATGAAATAGTAAACCATATGGAAAATGGAATTCTATTTGAAAAACAAAACAAAGAAGAACTAGTAAATGCTATGGATTATATTTTTAGGGATTTTAAAAATAAAGAGAAATTTTTATATAACTGCACAAATGATTTATGGAAGTTTGATAGTAAAAATTCTTTTGAGCAAATAGAAAGTATATTTAACAAGGAGATATAG